From Camelus bactrianus isolate YW-2024 breed Bactrian camel chromosome 16, ASM4877302v1, whole genome shotgun sequence, the proteins below share one genomic window:
- the NLRP1 gene encoding NACHT, LRR and PYD domains-containing protein 1 isoform X4 has protein sequence MAGEAQRQLAWYLEEMKKEELKEFQLRLSDQKPCGHPPGEALTQPENAGGVEVASRLVAQYGEQQAWDLALRTWEQMGLSRLCAQARLEAALMSAQSPSFLYSPSAPNLQSPSWPTSTEVLKFCNSEPLVPLHDSEKRDLRHLPSGTSGSIRKDLLNSLDYESPSKGLPNAPVSTAVLSGWEPPILPSPEPRKQETPGTVWPLAETPETSGNSCTGIRERYQNQRRERPCPTQSWKNEDLHPKFMQLLLLHRSHLRGHEPLVRGSWHHGVIEERGHLIEVRDLFGPDPGTRDKPHTVILYGDAGIGKSTLARQVRRAWEEGQLYRDHFQHVFYFSCRELAQSKVMSLAELLTKDWAGPVAPIGQILSEPEQLLFILNDLDEPNWILEEQRAELCLHWSQRQPVHTLLGSLLEKTVLPEASLLITARTTALQKFIPSLKQPRWVEVLGFSESSRKEYFYKYFTDESQAVRAFSLVASNQALLTMCLVPSVSWLVCTCLQWQMESGEELSLTSQTTTALYLCYLSQALPDQPLGPQLRGLCSLAAEGTWQGKTLFSPGDLRKHGLDGAIISTLLKMRVLQKHPTSLNYSFMHLCFQEFFAAVSCALGDEEEKGKYPNSPGSVEKLPEVYGRRDLFGAPIVRFLFGLLSEPGVRAMESVFSCTLPPERKGDLLSWAKSEVQRERSSLQPDSLQLLHCLYEIQDEQFLMQAMAHFQGSRMCVQTGVELLVFTFCIKFCCHVKRLQLNEGGQRGQAGRPPGVVLLSWVPVTDVCWQALFSVLQVTGGLKELDLSGNLLRHSAVQGLCEALRCPSCHLETLRLANCGLTAEGCKDLASGLSASQTLTELELSFNMLLDAGAAHLCQRLGQPGCGLRRLLLVSCSLTSGCCQDLASMLSAGPSLTELDLQQNDLDDLGVRLLCEGLRHPTCRLTLLWLDQTQLSEEVTEMLRALKEEKPQLLISRRRLKILGSGVILETWVPVLCMCSAVSIRLISQSIQGGKTIVSRKPSLLIPNEGPGGGEMGVNTSSLKRQRQESEGSSPQVAQVGPFCLSAPAPPGDLHTASLGTEDDFWGPTGPVATEMVDKERSLYRVHFPMAGFYHWPSTGLRFVVRGPVTVEIEFCAWDQFLNRTVPPHGWMVAGPLFDIKAEPGAVAALYLPHFVALQGNCVDIPLFHVAHFKAEGMLLEKPARVAPCYTVLENPSFSPMGVLLRVVHAALRFIPITSTVLLYHHLHPEEVTFHLYLIPSDCSIQKAIDDEEQKFQFVRIHKPPPLTPLYMGSRYIVSGSERMEIMPEELELCYRSPREAQLFSEFYVGHLRSGIRLQMRNKKDGTVVWETLVKPGDLRCSATLVHPGPKASPSPPDAPGLLHFVDQYREQLVARVTSVDPILDKLHGQVLSEEQYEGVRAEATKPGQMRKLFSFSRSWDWACKDRLYQALKETHPHLILELWEMWGTGGDQRGFLKSSAVV, from the exons ATGGCCGGTGAAGCCCAGAGGCAACTGGCCTGGTACTTGGAGGAAATGAAGAAGGAGGAGCTGAAGGAGTTCCAGCTTCGGCTGTCTGATCAGAAGCCCTGCGGGCACCCTCCTGGAGAAGCCCTGACTCAGCCAGAGAATGCGGGTGGTGTGGAGGTGGCCTCTCGCCTGGTGGCTCAGTACGGGGAGCAGCAGGCCTGGGACCTGGCTCTCCGCACCTGGGAGCAGATGGGTCTGAGCAGGCTGTGTGCCCAGGCCCGCCTAGAGGCAGCCTTGATGTCAG CCCAGTCTCCCTCGTTTCTCTACTCCCCGAGTGCACCCAACCTGCAGTCTCCCAGCTGGCCCACCTCCACTGAGGTGCTGAAGTTCTGCAACTCAGAGCCCCTGGTGCCCCTCCACGACTCAGAGAAAAGGGATTTGAGACACCTACCATCTGGCACATCTGGGTCCATCCGGAAAG ATCTTCTAAACTCCCTAGACTATGAGTCACCAAGTAAGGGATTACCCAATGCCCCCGTATCGACAGCAGTGCTGAGTGGCTGGGAACCCCCAATTctgcccagcccagagcccagaaaGCAGGAGACTCCTGGGACTGTGTGGCCATTGGCTGAAACACCTGAAACATCTGGAAACAGCTGCACAG GAATCAGAGAGAGATACCAGAACCAAAGGAGAGAGAGGCCCTGCCCTACACAGTCGTGGAAAAATGAAGATTTGCACCCAAAATTCATGCAGTTGCTACTTCTACACAGATCTCACCTCAGGGGCCATGAGCCCCTGGTCAGGGGAAGCTGGCATCACGGGGTGATAGAGGAGCGAGGACATTTGATTGAGGTCAGAGACCTATTTGGCCCAGACCCGGGCACCCGAGACAAGCCTCACACAGTCATACTGTATGGGGATGCTGGAATCGGGAAGTCAACCCTGGCCAGGCAGGTGAGAAGAGCCTGGGAGGAGGGCCAGCTGTACAGGGACCACTTCCAGCATGTCTTCTACTTCAGCTGCAGAGAGCTGGCCCAGTCCAAGGTGATGAGTCTTGCTGAACTCCTCACAAAAGACTGGGCGGGCCCCGTGGCTCCCATTGGACAGATCCTATCTGAGCCGGAGCAGCTGCTCTTCATCCTCAATGATTTAGATGAACCGAACTGGATCTTGGAGGAGCAGAGGGCTGAGCTCTGTCTGCACTGGAGCCAGCGGCAGCCAGTGCACACACTACTGGGCAGTTTGCTGGAGAAGACCGTACTTCCCGAGGCATCCTTGCTGATCACAGCTCGGACCACAGCTCTGCAGAAGTTCATCCCTTCTTTGAAGCAGCCACGCTGGGTGGAGGTCCTGGGGTTCTCTGAGTCTTCTAGGAAGGaatatttctacaaatatttcACAGACGAAAGCCAAGCAGTTAGAGCCTTTAGCTTGGTTGCATCAAACCAAGCCCTGTTGACCATGTGCCTCGTGCCCTCAGTGTCCTGGCTGGTCTGCACTTGCCTGCAGTGGCAGATGGAGTCGGGGGAAGAACTCTCACTGACATCACAGACGACCACAGCCCTCTATCTGTGCTACCTTTCCCAGGCTCTCCCAGATCAGCCCCTTGGACCTCAGCTACGGGGCCTCTGCTCTCTAGCCGCTGAGGGGACTTGGCAAGGGAAGACCCTGTTCAGTCCAGGAGACCTCAGGAAGCACGGGTTAGATGGGGCCATCATCTCCACTCTCTTAAAGATGCGTGTTCTTCAAAAGCACCCCACCTCTCTGAACTACAGCTTCATGCACCTGTGTTTCCAGGAGTTCTTTGCAGCAGTGTCCTGTGCACTgggggatgaggaggagaaaggtAAATATCCTAACAGCCCTGGCAGCGTGGAAAAGTTACCAGAAGTGTATGGGAGACGTGACCTGTTTGGGGCACCGATCGTGCGTTTCCTGTTTGGCCTCCTGAGTGAGCCGGGGGTGAGGGCGATGGAGAGCGTCTTCAGCTGCACGCTGCCTCCGGAGAGGAAGGGGGACTTGCTCTCGTGGGCCAAGTCGGAAGTTCAGCGGGAGCGTTCCTCCCTGCAGCCGGACTCTCTGCAGTTGCTTCATTGTCTGTACGAGATTCAGGACGAGCAGTTCCTGATGCAAGCGATGGCCCACTTCCAAGGATCGAGGATGTGTGTCCAAACCGGCGTGGAGCTCCTGGTGTTCACTTTCTGCATTAAGTTCTGCTGCCACGTGAAGAGGCTTCAGCTGAATGAGGGCGGGCAGCGTGGACAAGCGGGGAGGCCCCCCGGAGTGGTGCT gtTGAGCTGGGTCCCGGTCACAGATGTCTGCTGGCAGGCTCTCTTCTCCGTTCTCCAGGTCACTGGAGGCCTGAAGGAGCTGGACCTGAGCGGGAACCTCTTGCGCCACTCTGCAGTGCAGGGTCTTTGTGAGGCCCTGAGATGCCCTAGCTGCCACCTAGAGACGCTGCG GTTGGCCAACTGCGGCCTCACAGCTGAAGGCTGCAAGGACCTTGCCTCTGGGCTGAGCGCCAGCCAGACCCTGACAGAGCTGGAACTGAGCTTCAACATGCTGCTGGACGCTGGGGCTGCGCACCTGTGCCAGCGCCTGGGACAGCCAGGCtgcgggctgcggcggctgcT GCTGGTCAGCTGCAGCCTCACGTCCGGCTGCTGCCAGGACCTGGCCTCCATGCTCAGTGCCGGCCCCAGCCTGACAGAGCTGGACTTGCAGCAGAACGACCTGGACGACCTTGGCGTGAGGCTGCTCTGTGAGGGGCTCAGGCACCCTACCTGCCGACTCACACTCCTGTG GCTGGACCAGACCCAGCTGAGTGAGGAGGTGACAGAGATGCTGAGGGCCCTGAAGGAGGAGAAGCCTCAGCTGCTCATCTCCAGGAGACG ACTGAAGATTCTTGGTTCTGGTGTCATCTTGGAGACGTGGGTTCCCGTCTTGTGCATGTGCAGTGCTGTCTCCATAAGATTAATCAGTCAATCAATTCAAGGAGGCAAAACCATTGTAAGCCG GAAGCCAAGTCTGCTGATCCCTAATGAGGGCCCAGGTGGCGGAGAGATGGGTGTAAACACGTCCTCACTCAAGCGGCAGAGACAAGAATCAG AGGGAAGCTCCCCTCAGGTAGCACAGGTGGGACCCTTCTGTCTGTCTGCTCCTGCCCCTCCGGGGGACCTGCACACGGCGTCTCTGGGGACTGAAGATGACTTCTGGGGCCCCACAGGGCCCGTGGCTACCGAGATGGTTGACAAAGAGAGGAGCCTGTACCG AGTCCACTTCCCCATGGCCGGCTTCTACCACTGGCCCAGCACGGGTCTCCGCTTCGTGGTGAGAGGGCCAGTGACCGTTGAAATTGAATTCTGTGCCTGGGACCAGTTCCTGAACAGAACTGTCCCACCACACGGCTGGATGGTTGCAGGGCCTCTGTTTGACATCAAGGCTGAGCCAGGAGCCGTGGCAGCTCTGTACCTCCCTCACTTTGTGGCCCTCCAAG GGAACTGCGTGGACATCCCTCTGTTCCATGTGGCCCACTTCAAAGCGGAGGGGATGCTCCTGGAGAAGCCAGCCAGGGTGGCACCCTGCTACACAGTCCTGGAAAACCCCAGCTTCTCCCCCATGGGAGTTCTGCTGAGAGTGGTCCATGCCGCCCTGCGCTTCATTCCCATCACCTCCACCGTGCTGCTGTACCATCACCTCCATCCTGAAGAAGTCACCTTCCACCTCTACCTGATCCCCAGCGACTGCTCCATTCAGAAG GCCATAGATGATGAAGAACAGAAATTCCAGTTCGTGCGGATACACAAGCCGCCCCCGCTGACCCCGCTCTACATGGGCTCCCGCTACATTGTGTCTGGTTCAGAGAGGATGGAAATAATGCCTGAG GAGCTGGAGCTCTGCTATCGGAGCCCCAGAGAAGCCCAGCTGTTCTCTGAGTTCTATGTTGGCCATTTGAGGTCGGGGATCAGGCTACAGATGAGAAACAAGAAAGATGGGACCGTGGTATGGGAAACCTTGGTGAAACCAG gagaTCTCAGGTGTTCAGCCACTCTGGTCCATCCAGGCCCAAAAG CCTCCCCATCACCCCCAGATGCCCCGGGCTTGCTTCACTTTGTGGACCAGTATCGGGAGCAGCTGGTGGCTCGAGTGACATCCGTGGACCCCATCCTAGACAAGCTGCACGGGCAGGTGCTGAGTGAGGAGCAGTACGAAGGGGTCCGGGCTGAGGCCACCAAGCCGGGCCAGATGCGGAAGCTGTTCAGCTTCAGCCGGTCCTGGGACTGGGCCTGCAAAGATCGCCTCTATCAAGCCCTGAAGGAGACCCATCCTCACCTAATTTTGGAGCTCTGGGAGATGTGGGGCACTGGAGGAGACCAGAGGGGGTTCCTGAAAAGCTCGGCAGTTGTCTGA
- the NLRP1 gene encoding NACHT, LRR and PYD domains-containing protein 1 isoform X1, producing the protein MNSPKAPPHTQPAVMAGEAQRQLAWYLEEMKKEELKEFQLRLSDQKPCGHPPGEALTQPENAGGVEVASRLVAQYGEQQAWDLALRTWEQMGLSRLCAQARLEAALMSAQSPSFLYSPSAPNLQSPSWPTSTEVLKFCNSEPLVPLHDSEKRDLRHLPSGTSGSIRKDLLNSLDYESPSKGLPNAPVSTAVLSGWEPPILPSPEPRKQETPGTVWPLAETPETSGNSCTGIRERYQNQRRERPCPTQSWKNEDLHPKFMQLLLLHRSHLRGHEPLVRGSWHHGVIEERGHLIEVRDLFGPDPGTRDKPHTVILYGDAGIGKSTLARQVRRAWEEGQLYRDHFQHVFYFSCRELAQSKVMSLAELLTKDWAGPVAPIGQILSEPEQLLFILNDLDEPNWILEEQRAELCLHWSQRQPVHTLLGSLLEKTVLPEASLLITARTTALQKFIPSLKQPRWVEVLGFSESSRKEYFYKYFTDESQAVRAFSLVASNQALLTMCLVPSVSWLVCTCLQWQMESGEELSLTSQTTTALYLCYLSQALPDQPLGPQLRGLCSLAAEGTWQGKTLFSPGDLRKHGLDGAIISTLLKMRVLQKHPTSLNYSFMHLCFQEFFAAVSCALGDEEEKGKYPNSPGSVEKLPEVYGRRDLFGAPIVRFLFGLLSEPGVRAMESVFSCTLPPERKGDLLSWAKSEVQRERSSLQPDSLQLLHCLYEIQDEQFLMQAMAHFQGSRMCVQTGVELLVFTFCIKFCCHVKRLQLNEGGQRGQAGRPPGVVLLSWVPVTDVCWQALFSVLQVTGGLKELDLSGNLLRHSAVQGLCEALRCPSCHLETLRLANCGLTAEGCKDLASGLSASQTLTELELSFNMLLDAGAAHLCQRLGQPGCGLRRLLLVSCSLTSGCCQDLASMLSAGPSLTELDLQQNDLDDLGVRLLCEGLRHPTCRLTLLWLDQTQLSEEVTEMLRALKEEKPQLLISRRRLKILGSGVILETWVPVLCMCSAVSIRLISQSIQGGKTIVSRKPSLLIPNEGPGGGEMGVNTSSLKRQRQESEGSSPQVAQVGPFCLSAPAPPGDLHTASLGTEDDFWGPTGPVATEMVDKERSLYRVHFPMAGFYHWPSTGLRFVVRGPVTVEIEFCAWDQFLNRTVPPHGWMVAGPLFDIKAEPGAVAALYLPHFVALQGNCVDIPLFHVAHFKAEGMLLEKPARVAPCYTVLENPSFSPMGVLLRVVHAALRFIPITSTVLLYHHLHPEEVTFHLYLIPSDCSIQKAIDDEEQKFQFVRIHKPPPLTPLYMGSRYIVSGSERMEIMPEELELCYRSPREAQLFSEFYVGHLRSGIRLQMRNKKDGTVVWETLVKPGDLRCSATLVHPGPKASPSPPDAPGLLHFVDQYREQLVARVTSVDPILDKLHGQVLSEEQYEGVRAEATKPGQMRKLFSFSRSWDWACKDRLYQALKETHPHLILELWEMWGTGGDQRGFLKSSAVV; encoded by the exons atgaACAGCCCCAAGGCCCCCCCACACACCCAGCCGGCAGTAATGGCCGGTGAAGCCCAGAGGCAACTGGCCTGGTACTTGGAGGAAATGAAGAAGGAGGAGCTGAAGGAGTTCCAGCTTCGGCTGTCTGATCAGAAGCCCTGCGGGCACCCTCCTGGAGAAGCCCTGACTCAGCCAGAGAATGCGGGTGGTGTGGAGGTGGCCTCTCGCCTGGTGGCTCAGTACGGGGAGCAGCAGGCCTGGGACCTGGCTCTCCGCACCTGGGAGCAGATGGGTCTGAGCAGGCTGTGTGCCCAGGCCCGCCTAGAGGCAGCCTTGATGTCAG CCCAGTCTCCCTCGTTTCTCTACTCCCCGAGTGCACCCAACCTGCAGTCTCCCAGCTGGCCCACCTCCACTGAGGTGCTGAAGTTCTGCAACTCAGAGCCCCTGGTGCCCCTCCACGACTCAGAGAAAAGGGATTTGAGACACCTACCATCTGGCACATCTGGGTCCATCCGGAAAG ATCTTCTAAACTCCCTAGACTATGAGTCACCAAGTAAGGGATTACCCAATGCCCCCGTATCGACAGCAGTGCTGAGTGGCTGGGAACCCCCAATTctgcccagcccagagcccagaaaGCAGGAGACTCCTGGGACTGTGTGGCCATTGGCTGAAACACCTGAAACATCTGGAAACAGCTGCACAG GAATCAGAGAGAGATACCAGAACCAAAGGAGAGAGAGGCCCTGCCCTACACAGTCGTGGAAAAATGAAGATTTGCACCCAAAATTCATGCAGTTGCTACTTCTACACAGATCTCACCTCAGGGGCCATGAGCCCCTGGTCAGGGGAAGCTGGCATCACGGGGTGATAGAGGAGCGAGGACATTTGATTGAGGTCAGAGACCTATTTGGCCCAGACCCGGGCACCCGAGACAAGCCTCACACAGTCATACTGTATGGGGATGCTGGAATCGGGAAGTCAACCCTGGCCAGGCAGGTGAGAAGAGCCTGGGAGGAGGGCCAGCTGTACAGGGACCACTTCCAGCATGTCTTCTACTTCAGCTGCAGAGAGCTGGCCCAGTCCAAGGTGATGAGTCTTGCTGAACTCCTCACAAAAGACTGGGCGGGCCCCGTGGCTCCCATTGGACAGATCCTATCTGAGCCGGAGCAGCTGCTCTTCATCCTCAATGATTTAGATGAACCGAACTGGATCTTGGAGGAGCAGAGGGCTGAGCTCTGTCTGCACTGGAGCCAGCGGCAGCCAGTGCACACACTACTGGGCAGTTTGCTGGAGAAGACCGTACTTCCCGAGGCATCCTTGCTGATCACAGCTCGGACCACAGCTCTGCAGAAGTTCATCCCTTCTTTGAAGCAGCCACGCTGGGTGGAGGTCCTGGGGTTCTCTGAGTCTTCTAGGAAGGaatatttctacaaatatttcACAGACGAAAGCCAAGCAGTTAGAGCCTTTAGCTTGGTTGCATCAAACCAAGCCCTGTTGACCATGTGCCTCGTGCCCTCAGTGTCCTGGCTGGTCTGCACTTGCCTGCAGTGGCAGATGGAGTCGGGGGAAGAACTCTCACTGACATCACAGACGACCACAGCCCTCTATCTGTGCTACCTTTCCCAGGCTCTCCCAGATCAGCCCCTTGGACCTCAGCTACGGGGCCTCTGCTCTCTAGCCGCTGAGGGGACTTGGCAAGGGAAGACCCTGTTCAGTCCAGGAGACCTCAGGAAGCACGGGTTAGATGGGGCCATCATCTCCACTCTCTTAAAGATGCGTGTTCTTCAAAAGCACCCCACCTCTCTGAACTACAGCTTCATGCACCTGTGTTTCCAGGAGTTCTTTGCAGCAGTGTCCTGTGCACTgggggatgaggaggagaaaggtAAATATCCTAACAGCCCTGGCAGCGTGGAAAAGTTACCAGAAGTGTATGGGAGACGTGACCTGTTTGGGGCACCGATCGTGCGTTTCCTGTTTGGCCTCCTGAGTGAGCCGGGGGTGAGGGCGATGGAGAGCGTCTTCAGCTGCACGCTGCCTCCGGAGAGGAAGGGGGACTTGCTCTCGTGGGCCAAGTCGGAAGTTCAGCGGGAGCGTTCCTCCCTGCAGCCGGACTCTCTGCAGTTGCTTCATTGTCTGTACGAGATTCAGGACGAGCAGTTCCTGATGCAAGCGATGGCCCACTTCCAAGGATCGAGGATGTGTGTCCAAACCGGCGTGGAGCTCCTGGTGTTCACTTTCTGCATTAAGTTCTGCTGCCACGTGAAGAGGCTTCAGCTGAATGAGGGCGGGCAGCGTGGACAAGCGGGGAGGCCCCCCGGAGTGGTGCT gtTGAGCTGGGTCCCGGTCACAGATGTCTGCTGGCAGGCTCTCTTCTCCGTTCTCCAGGTCACTGGAGGCCTGAAGGAGCTGGACCTGAGCGGGAACCTCTTGCGCCACTCTGCAGTGCAGGGTCTTTGTGAGGCCCTGAGATGCCCTAGCTGCCACCTAGAGACGCTGCG GTTGGCCAACTGCGGCCTCACAGCTGAAGGCTGCAAGGACCTTGCCTCTGGGCTGAGCGCCAGCCAGACCCTGACAGAGCTGGAACTGAGCTTCAACATGCTGCTGGACGCTGGGGCTGCGCACCTGTGCCAGCGCCTGGGACAGCCAGGCtgcgggctgcggcggctgcT GCTGGTCAGCTGCAGCCTCACGTCCGGCTGCTGCCAGGACCTGGCCTCCATGCTCAGTGCCGGCCCCAGCCTGACAGAGCTGGACTTGCAGCAGAACGACCTGGACGACCTTGGCGTGAGGCTGCTCTGTGAGGGGCTCAGGCACCCTACCTGCCGACTCACACTCCTGTG GCTGGACCAGACCCAGCTGAGTGAGGAGGTGACAGAGATGCTGAGGGCCCTGAAGGAGGAGAAGCCTCAGCTGCTCATCTCCAGGAGACG ACTGAAGATTCTTGGTTCTGGTGTCATCTTGGAGACGTGGGTTCCCGTCTTGTGCATGTGCAGTGCTGTCTCCATAAGATTAATCAGTCAATCAATTCAAGGAGGCAAAACCATTGTAAGCCG GAAGCCAAGTCTGCTGATCCCTAATGAGGGCCCAGGTGGCGGAGAGATGGGTGTAAACACGTCCTCACTCAAGCGGCAGAGACAAGAATCAG AGGGAAGCTCCCCTCAGGTAGCACAGGTGGGACCCTTCTGTCTGTCTGCTCCTGCCCCTCCGGGGGACCTGCACACGGCGTCTCTGGGGACTGAAGATGACTTCTGGGGCCCCACAGGGCCCGTGGCTACCGAGATGGTTGACAAAGAGAGGAGCCTGTACCG AGTCCACTTCCCCATGGCCGGCTTCTACCACTGGCCCAGCACGGGTCTCCGCTTCGTGGTGAGAGGGCCAGTGACCGTTGAAATTGAATTCTGTGCCTGGGACCAGTTCCTGAACAGAACTGTCCCACCACACGGCTGGATGGTTGCAGGGCCTCTGTTTGACATCAAGGCTGAGCCAGGAGCCGTGGCAGCTCTGTACCTCCCTCACTTTGTGGCCCTCCAAG GGAACTGCGTGGACATCCCTCTGTTCCATGTGGCCCACTTCAAAGCGGAGGGGATGCTCCTGGAGAAGCCAGCCAGGGTGGCACCCTGCTACACAGTCCTGGAAAACCCCAGCTTCTCCCCCATGGGAGTTCTGCTGAGAGTGGTCCATGCCGCCCTGCGCTTCATTCCCATCACCTCCACCGTGCTGCTGTACCATCACCTCCATCCTGAAGAAGTCACCTTCCACCTCTACCTGATCCCCAGCGACTGCTCCATTCAGAAG GCCATAGATGATGAAGAACAGAAATTCCAGTTCGTGCGGATACACAAGCCGCCCCCGCTGACCCCGCTCTACATGGGCTCCCGCTACATTGTGTCTGGTTCAGAGAGGATGGAAATAATGCCTGAG GAGCTGGAGCTCTGCTATCGGAGCCCCAGAGAAGCCCAGCTGTTCTCTGAGTTCTATGTTGGCCATTTGAGGTCGGGGATCAGGCTACAGATGAGAAACAAGAAAGATGGGACCGTGGTATGGGAAACCTTGGTGAAACCAG gagaTCTCAGGTGTTCAGCCACTCTGGTCCATCCAGGCCCAAAAG CCTCCCCATCACCCCCAGATGCCCCGGGCTTGCTTCACTTTGTGGACCAGTATCGGGAGCAGCTGGTGGCTCGAGTGACATCCGTGGACCCCATCCTAGACAAGCTGCACGGGCAGGTGCTGAGTGAGGAGCAGTACGAAGGGGTCCGGGCTGAGGCCACCAAGCCGGGCCAGATGCGGAAGCTGTTCAGCTTCAGCCGGTCCTGGGACTGGGCCTGCAAAGATCGCCTCTATCAAGCCCTGAAGGAGACCCATCCTCACCTAATTTTGGAGCTCTGGGAGATGTGGGGCACTGGAGGAGACCAGAGGGGGTTCCTGAAAAGCTCGGCAGTTGTCTGA